From the Micromonospora echinofusca genome, the window GCGTGGTGTCCACCCTCGGCCAGGCGCTCGACATCGCCGAACGGTTCGACCCGGGCGTGGTCGGGGTCGTCGTCGACGCCTACCACGTGTGGTGGGACGACACCGTGTACGCGCAGATCGCCCGGGCCGGGGCGCGGATCGCCGCGTTCCAGGTGTGCGACTGGGTGACGCCGCTGCCCGAGGGGGTGCTGCTCGGCCGGGCCCTGCCCGGCGACGGCTGCATCGAGCTGCGCCGGCTGCGGGAGGCCGTCGACGCGGCCGGCTACTCCGGGCCGGTCGAGGTGGAGGTCTTCTCGGCCGAGGTGTGGGACCGGCCGGGTCGGGAGGTGCTGGCCGCCTCGGTCGCGGGATACCTGCGCCACGTCGCCTGAGGACGCTCCCGGCCGGCCGGGCGGCCGGCCGGGAGCCGGGCGAGGATGAGGAGGTGACCGACCGACGGGTGCACCTCGACGATCTCGGCGCGTGGCTCGTCAAGGGCAACGCGGACGGCAGCGACCTGGCCGACCGCCTCGCCCGCGAGCCGAGGGTGACGAGCTGGTGCGTACGCCCCGGCTACCGCACCCGGCTGATGCGCGCCGGTCAGCCGGTGGTGCTCTGGGCCAGCGGCAGCCGCGGCCGGCTCGCGTACGGCGTCTGGGGCGTGGGGCTGGTGGCCGCCGCCGCGGTGCCGGGCGAGCCGGGCGCGCCCTGGTCGGTGCCGCTGGACCTGACGGTCCTCGACGCCGCGCACCGCGTGCCCCGGGAGCTGCTGCGGGCCGACGCCCGGCTGGCCGGGGCGGAGGTGCTGCGGCAGCCGCAGGGCGCCAACCCGTCCTTCCTCACGGCGGCCGAGTTCGCCGCGCTGCGCGAACACCTGCCGCCGGGCTGACGACCCGGGGCCGCCGTCTTCACGCCACCCGTCCGGCTCTCTATGATCGGTGAAAACTGTCGCCAGACAGCCGGTGGAGAGCCGGCAAAAACCTACAGGCGCGACCGGCGCGCCGGGAAGGGTGGGCATGGCGCTGTCCGCGACCGTCCTCGCCGAGCTGCGCGGCATCGTCGGCCCCTCGCACGTGCACGACGCGGCCGGTGACCTCGTGGCGTACGCGCGGGACGCGACGCCGCTGTTCTCCCACCGGCCGGACGCGGTGGTCTTCCCGGCCGACACCGCCGAGGTCTCCGCCGTGCTGGCGCTCGCCACCCGGCACCAGGTGCCCGTGGTGCCGCGCGGCGCCGGCTCCAACCTGTGCGCCGCGACCGTGCCGCTGCGCGGCGGCATCGTGCTGGTGCTGACCCGGCTCACGACGATCCTGGAGGTCAGCGCCGACGAGCTGCTGGCCCGGGTGCAACCGGGCGTGACCAGCGCCGCCCTGGCCGACGCCGCCGCCGCGCGGGGGCTGCTCTGGGCGCCCGATCCGGGCAGCCGCACCGTCGCCACCGTCGGCGGCACCATCGCCACCTGCGCCGGCGGGTTGCGCGGCCTGAAGTACGGCGTGACCCGCAACTACGTGCTGGGACTGGAGGCGGTGCTGCCCACCGGCGAGGTGATCCGCACCGGCGGGCGGCTGTGGAAGGACGTCGCCGGCTACGACCTGACCCGGCTGCTCACCGGCTCCGAGGGCACCCTCGCCGTGATCACCGAGGCCACCGTGGCGCTGCTGCCCGCCCCGGCGTCGGCGAACACCGGGGTCGCGTACTTCCCGACGCTGGCCGACGCGGGGGAGGCCGTCGCCCGGGTGATCCGCGCCGGTGTGGTGCCGGCGACGCTGGAGTTCCTCGACCGGGCCTGCATCGCGGCCGTGGAGGACTTCGCCCACCTGGGGCTGCGCGCCGACGCCGGCGCGCTGCTGCTCTTCGGCGACGACGGCCCGCCCGACCTGGTCGCCGCCCACCTCGACCGGATCGGCGCGGCCTGCGTCGAGGCCGGCGCGGTGGAGGTCACCACGGCCCGCGAGGTCGCCCAGGCCGAGGCCCTGCTGGCCGCCCGCCGCTGCGCGCTGCCGGCGCTGTCGCGCCGGGGCGGGGTGACGATCCTGGAGGACGCGACCGTGCCCCGGCCGCGGATCGCCGAGATGGTCGACCGCATCGACGCCATCGCCGCCCGGCACGGCGTCGCCATCGCCACCTTCGGCCACGCCGGCGACGGCAACCTGCATCCCACCTGCGTGCTCGACTCGGCCGAGGACCATGAGGCGGTACGCCGGGCCGAGGCGGCCTTCGCCGACGTCTTCGCCGCCGCCATCGACCTCGGCGGCACCATCACCGGCGAGCACGGGGTGGGGGCGGCGAAGCTGCCGTTCCTCGCCGCCCGCCTCGGCGACGACCAGCTCGCCCTGCTGCGGCGGATCAAGACGGCCTTCGACCCGGCGGGCATCCTCAACCCCGGAAAGCTGGGATCATGACGGGCGACGTGTTCGACCCGGAGCAGCTGTCGCGCTGCATCTCCTGCGGGTTCTGCCTGCCGGCCTGCCCCACGTACGCGATGACCGGCGACGAGGCGTCCTCGCCGCGCGGCCGGATCACCCTGATGCGCGCGTTGCAGGACGGCTCCCTGCCCCCGGACGACGCCACCCTGGCCGAGCAGTCTTCGTTCTGCCTGGGCTGTCGGGCCTGCGAGCCGGTCTGCCCGGCGGGCGTCGAGTACGGCAGCCTGCTGGAGCAGTGGCGGGTGCACCAGTGGCGGGGCTGGCGGCGGCCGCTGGTGGCCCGGGCGCTCATGCTGCTCGTCGAGCAGCGCTGGCTGCTGCGGCTCTCGGGCCTCCTCCGCCGCGCCGCCCGCGGCCGGCGCGCCACCCCGGCCCCGACCGCCCTGACCCCGACCGCCCCGGCCTTGGCCCCGGCCCGGCCGACCTCGGGCGCGGCACCCGCTCCGGGGGCGGCCCCCGGGTCCGCCGCCCCCGCCGGGCCGGGCGCGCAGCTCATGCTGGGGTGTGTGGAGCGGGGGCTCTACCCGGCGGTCAGCCGGGCGGCGCACGCGCTCGCCCCCGAGCTGGCCGTCCCCACCGCGCAGGGCTGCTGCGGCGCGCTGCACGCGCACAACGGCGACCTGGCCGGCGGCGAGCGGCTGGCCGAGCGCCTCGGCGAGGACCTGCCCGGCACGATCGTCACCACCTCCGGCGGCTGCGCCGCGCACCTCGCCTCCGTGCTCGGCGCCGACCGGGTACGCGAGCTGTCCACCTGGCTCGCCGGCCGGCCCACCGGCACCGAACTGCGCGTCGACGGCCGGCGCGCCCGGGTGGCCCTCCAGGACTCCTGCCACCTGCGCAACGGCCTCGGCGTCTTCGCCGAACCCCGGGCGCTGCTGCGCCAGGTCGCCGACTACGTGGAGCTGCCCTCGGCGGCCACCTGCTGCGGGGCGGCCGGCACGTACTCGCTGCTGCGGCCGAAGGAGTCGCGGCGGATCCTGGACGCGAAGCTCGACGAGATCGAGGCCGCCGGGGTGGACCTCGTGGTGACGGTCAACCCCGGCTGCCTGCGTCAGTTGCGCACCGGGCTGCGCCGACGTCGGTCCGCCGTACGGGCCGTGCACCTCGCCGAGCTGCTCGCCCGCGTCCAGTCGCCGACGTCACCCGCCTGAGCGGTCACGCCGGCCGGGGGCACCGCCTCACTCGGTGCGCATGCCGTCCGGGCGGGTCAGCCGCCACAGCGCCGGCAGGCTGAGCCCGGTGACCAGCAGCACCACCGCGGCCCCGAGGCCGGTGGAGATGCCCAGCGCCGGCCAGGCGACGGTGACCGGCATCTGCACCATCCGCAGCAGCACCGCGCCGAGGCCGAGACCGAACACGACCGCCAGGGCGAGCCCGATCACCACCGGCACGGCGCTCTGCCACAGCACCGACCAGCTCAGCGTGGAGCGGCGGGTGCCCACCGCCACCAGCATCGCCAGCAGCCGGCGGCGCTCGCGCAGCTGCTCCAGCACGCCGACGAGCATGCTGGCCGCGATCAGCAGCAGGGTGACCACCGCGCCGATGTACAGGCCGCGCTGGACGTTGACGAACTGGTTGGCCTGCCGGTTCTCGGTCAGCGTGAGCACCGAGGCGTACGGGTCGGCCCCGAGGGCGGCGTTGCGGACGTGCTCCACCGCGTCCGGCTGGTCGGCGGCGAGGCGCAGGTACGCCTCCGCGCGCAGCGGCCCGAGCCGGGCGGCGTCGACCGCGCCGGGAGTGACCAGCACCCCGCCCTGCCGGTAGCCGGACGGGTCGACGCGCACCGGCGTCTCCCGGGCGGTGGACGGCACCCGCCAGGCCACCTCGTCGGCGACCGTGACCGCGCTGCCCGCACCGAAACCGGCCGGCTCGCCCTCCGCGTCCGGGACCAGGAACACGTCGCCGTCGGCGCACCGGTCGAGCCGGGCGAACTCCGCCAGCGCCGCGCAGTCGCCGATCCGCAGCGTGCCGTACGCTTCGCCGGCCCTGACCGAGGTGGCCAGGGTGGCGTTGCTCGCGGTGACCCCGGACGCTCCGGCCAACCGGTCCAGCCCCGCCGCCGCGTCCGCCCGCGGGGAGAACTGCACCTGCACCTGGGCCCGGGACGTGTCCTGCCCGGTGTCGAAGGTGAACTGCCCGGCGACGCCGGCGAAGAGCATCTGCAACCCGATGGTGCCCGCCACGGCGACGGCGATGCCGTTGACCAGCCGCGCCGAGGCGGCGCTGTCGAGCTGGAGGCGGCGCACCGCGAGCTGCCACGCGACGGGGCCGCCGCGCAGCCGGCGTACGAGCAGATCGGTGAGCCAGGGCAGCAGGGTGACCACGCCGACCAGCAGCAGCACGGCGCCGGCCGCCGTCTGCCGCTCGCTGCCCAGCGGCGCGATGCCGGCGGCGCCGGCCAGCAGCAGCCCGATCCCGGCGGCCGGCAGCAGCAGCCGCCACACCAGCCGGCGGCGCACCGGCGTGGCGCGCCGGGTCACCCCGAGCGGCTCGATCAGCACGGCGCGCATCGACACCAGCGTCACGACGACGGCGAGCGCCGGCACCGCCACCACGACGGCGGCGACCAGCGGCAGCGGCGGGCGCACGTCGGCGGCGTACACGCTCAGGTCCATGAGGGTGACCAGCGGCACCACCTGCCGGCCGAGCGCGAAGAGCAGGCCGCCGGCCGCGACCCCGAGCAGCGCGCCGGTGGCGGCCTCCCCGGCGGCGATCCGGCGGACCATCGCGGCGTCGGCGCCGACGAGCCGCAGCGCGGCCAGTCGCCGGTCGCGCCGCTCGCCGCCGAAGCGCACGGCGGCGGCGAGGAAGACCGCGATGGGCAGCAGCAGGACCACGAAGATGACGACCACCAGCACCATCAGCACCGGGTCGAAGGCCTCGCCGGGCAGTCCGCCGCCGAAGGCGTCCAGCCGGACCGCGTCGTCGGCCGTGAGGGTGCCGCTACCCAGGTAGTAGGCCAGCTCGCGCGGACCCGCCAGCCCCTCGTCGGCGATGACGCCGGTGACCGTGGCCCCGCCGAGGCGGGGGGCGAACAGCGCGCCGTCGGCGGAGTCGAGCAGATCGCGCAGGGCGGGGGAGACCAGCACCTCGCCGGCGCGGGGCAGCGCCGCCACCCCCGGCGGGACCGGTGCGGCCGGTCCCTCGGGCCGCAACATCCGGCCGCGCACCGGCTGTCCCCGGAACTCGGTGTCGGTCTGGCGGATCAGCAGGGTGTTCGCGGCGGCCGGGATCCGCTCGCCCATCCGCAGGTCGTCGCGGGCGTCGCCGCGTGCCTGCCGGGCGTCCAGCGCGCCGGGCACCGCGGCGGCGAGCAGCAGCATCGCCACCCCCACGCCGACGCCGACGGCGGTGAGCACCGCCCGCAGCCAGCCGTCCCGGCCGCCGGTGAAGGCCATCCGGGCGCCCATGACCAGGTCGGCCGCGCGGTCGCGCAGCCGGGTCACGCCGCGACCTCCAGGTCCCGGGTGCGCCCGTCGCGGACCACGACCTCCCGATCGGAGTACGCGGCCACCCGCGCCTCGTGGGTCACCAGCACCACGGCCGCCCCGGTGTCCCGGGCGGCGGCGGTGAGCAGCCGCATGACCCGCTCGCCGTTGAGCGAGTCGAGCGCCCCGGTCGGCTCGTCGGCGAAGACGACCCGTGGCCGGGTGACCAGCGCCCGGGCGACCGCCACCCGCTGCCCCTGCCCGCCGGAGACCTCGCCGGGTCGCTTGCCGGCCACCTCGGCGACCTCCAGGCGCTCCAGCCACTCGGCGGCCCGCCGCTCCGCCTCGCGGCGGCCGACCCGGGCCAGCCGCAGCGGCAACGCGACGTTCTCCAGGCAGGTCAGCTCCGGCACGAGCTGACCGAACTGGAAGACGAAGCCGAACTCCTCCCGGCGCAGCGCGCTGCGTTCGGCGTCGCTGAGGGCGCCGAGGTCGCGGCCGGCGTAGCACACGCGGCCGGAGTCGGGCCGGGTGATGCCGGCGAGGCAGTGCAGCAGGGTGGACTTGCCGGAGCCCGACGAGCCCATGAGGGCCAGCACCTCGCCGGGGTGCACGCGCAGGCTGGCGCCGGCGAGCGCCCGGGTCGGCCCGAACGAGCGGTGCAGGTCCTCGGCGAGCAGCAGCGGGGCGCTCACGACCGCACCGTCGCGGCCAGCTCGTCGAGGCGGGCGGCGGTCAGCTCCAGCCAGCGCAGGTCCGCCTCGAGGTGGAACAGGGCGTGGTCGCAGACCAGTTGCTCGGCGAGGTCGCCGTCGCGCTTGCGGCGGGTCAGCTCGCGCATCATCCGCAGGTGCTCGGAGCGCTGCACGTCGAGCACGTCGGCGGCCGGGCGGCCGGTCAGCAGGGCCAGCACCACCTTGGTGTAGAGGGTGCTCTGCAGGTACGGCTCGGGTTTCTCGGCCCGGGCCAGCCACTGCGCCACGTCGGTGACGCCGGCCTCGGTGATCGCGTACCGCTTGCGCTCCGGGCCCTCGCCCGGTTCGACCGCGTCCACCTCGACCAGGCCGCCGCGCAGCAGCCGGGAGAGGGTGGCGTAGACCTGCCCGTACGCGAGCGGGCGGGCGTGACCGAAGCGCTCGTCGTAGAGGCGTTTGATGTCGTAGCCGTGGCGGGGGGTGGCCTCCAGGAGGCCGAGGAAGGTCTGTCCGATCGACATGGGCGGGACTATACACACCGCGTATACCTCGCGCGTATACCGGTACAGTGCCCGCTCACCATCTCTGCACCGGGAGGTCACCGTGTTCGCCCTGCCCCTGACCGAGGACGCCGAGCTGCGTCCCCTGGAGCCCTGGCGGGCCGGGGAGTTCCTCGCCCACCTCGACCGGGCCCGCACGCACATCGCGCCCTGGGTGTCGCCCTCGTTCGTCGTCGGCGACCTCGACTCCGCCCGGGCCGTGCTCCAGAGCTACGCGGACCGGTGGGCACGCGACGCCGGCGGCATCTGGGGCATCTGGCGGCGGGGTGAGCTGGTCGGCGGGGTCATGTTCGTCGCGTTCGACACCGCCTCGGGCGTCTGCGAGGCCGGCTGCTGGCTGGAGCCCGCGGGGGAGGGGCACGGTCTGGTCACCCGGGCGGTCGGCCGGATCGTCGACTGGGCGGTACGCGAGCGCGGCATCCACCGGGTCGAGTGGCGCACCAAGGCGGACAACGCCCGCAGCATCGCCACCGCCCGGCGGCTGGGCATGCGCCTCGACGGGACGCTGCGCGAGGTCTACCCGGGGCCGGCCGGGCGCATCGACATCGAGGTGTGGTCGGTGCTGGCCCCCGAGTGGCGCGGCGTCCGGTCGGACGCCGGCGAGCACCGCGCCGCGTGAGCGGGGCACCCGGTCCGGCGCCGCCACGAGCAGCAGCGCGTACGCGCTCGTGCGACCGGACCGGGTGCCCAGGGAGGCGACGTCCGATCAGGACAGCGACCGCAGGAACGGGCCGTGGCTGAGGCGGAACTCCCAGGCGTAGAACCGGTCCCAGTTGATCGACCAGGTCATCAGGCCCCGGAAGGCCGGGTTGGTGCCGCTGCGCGGAACGTACGGGCCGCAGCCCTGCCCCTTCACCAGGCAGGTCACCGCGGCCTGCACCCCGGCGGGGGCGAGGTAGCCGTTGCCGGCGCTGGGGGAGGAGGGCGCGCCGAAGGCCACCTGGTCCTCGCGCAGCGCCGGGAAGAACCGGTCCGGGTTGCCGGCGACGGGGAAGCCGGCGAGCAGCATGTCGGTCATCGCGACGTGGAAGTCGGCGCTGCCCATGGTGTGGTACTGGTTGTCGAGCCCCATGATCGGGCCGGAGTTGTAGTCCTGCACGTGCAGGACGGTGAGGTCGTTACGCAGCGCGTGGATCACGGGCAGGTACGACCCCGCGCGCGGGTCCTGCCCGCCCCACGGGCCCGAGCCGTAGAACTGGTAGCCGAGCTGGACGAAGAACGTCTCCGGCGCCATGGTGAGCACGAAGCCCGCCCCGTACCGCTGCTTGAGGGTGCGGATCGCGGAGATCAGGTTGACGATCACCGGCGTGGTCGGGTTGCGGAAGTCGGTGTCCCCGGCGTCGAGGTAGAGCGAGTGCCCCTCGAAGTCGATGTCGAGCCCGTTGAGGCCGTACCGGTCGATGATGGCCGACACCGACCGGACGAAGGTGTCCCGGGCGGCGGTCGTGGTGAGCTGGACCTGGCCGTTCTGCCCGCCGATGGAGAGCAGCACCTTCTTGCCCTGCGCCTGCTTGGCGCGGATCGCCGCGACGAACTCGGCCTCGGTCTCGACGCCCGGGCACTCGCTGGGCGGGCAGAGCTGGAAGCGGATGTCGCCGGAGGTGACGGTGGTGGGCTCGCCGAAGGCGAGGTTGACGATGTCCCAGTCGGCGGGCACGTCGGCCATCCGCAGGTAGCCCGAGCCGTTGGCGAAGCTGGCGTGCAGGTAGCCGATCAGCGCGTGCCGGGGCAGCCCGCCGGGCGGGGGAGTGGTGGGCGGTGGGGTGGTCGGTGGCGGCGTCGTGGGCGGTGCGGTCGTCGGCGGTGCCGTGGTGGGTGGGGCGCTGGTCGGCGGCGGGCTGGTGGGCGTACCGCCGGAGCACGGCGCGCCGTTGAGCGTGCAGTCGGTCGGGGTGCCGGCTCCCGTGGCGAGGAAGCCGAACGACACCGAGGCGCCGGGGGCCACGGTGCCGTTCCACGAGCGGTTGGTGAAGGTGTGCCGCTGGCCGGAGCTGCTCACGGTGGCGTCCCAGTAGGAGCCGAGCGTGGTGCCCGTGGGCAGGGTGAAGGCGACCTGCCAGCCGGTGATGGTGCTCGGGCCGCCGTTGGTGACGGTGTAGCGGCCCTCCCATCCGGTGCCCCAGTCGGCGGTCTTGACGAAGGTGGCGGTCGGGCCGGCGGCGCGGGCCGGCGCGGCCAGGGTCAGCGTGGTGGCCGTGACGGTGGCGAGGGCCGCGACGGCGGCCAGCAGCAGGTTTCGGGCAGGGCGACGCATCCGGACCTCCCGGTTACGAGGGCCGTCGGATCGACGGATGCACAATTATTAGGATTGTTAACTGTAGTTGTCCAGATCGGAGTGCGAGACGGCGCTCGCCTTTGCGACTCCGGTCTGGCGGCGACGCGGCGGTCCACGCGCTCGTCGGCCCGCTCCGCGGACGCACCCGGGGCGCGTCCGCCGGGCCGGGTCAGCGCCGACCCTCGCGGCGCTGCAGGGGGCGCTCGTAGCCCTGGAACCGCGCCTTGGCGATGACCGGACGGTCCGGGCTTCGCCGGCCGGGTTCCGGCGCGGCGCCGGCCGGCAGCGTATCCGCCGCGACAGCTCCGCCCCGCGCGATTTTCTCCGGTCCGCCATCCACCCTGGACCGTCGGCGTGCGGAAATGTCGTACCCGGGGGCGACCATCCATCCATGGCTGTCCCCGCTCTCACCCCGCACACCGACCAGCCGCGCTCGGTGCCGCTGCGCGAGGCGCGCACCCGGCTCACCCAACTCGTCGCGCTGGCCGAGCTGACCGACACCGTCACCGTCGTCACCCGTGACGGCGACCCCCGACCCGTCGCCGCGATCGTCCCCGCGGCGGCCGCCCGCAGCGCCGCCCAGGCCCGCGCCGACACCGACCGCCTCGCCGCCGTCACGGCCGGCTGGGCCCGGCGCCTCGACGAGGCGCACCGGCGCAGCAGCCACCGGCACGCCGCCGAGCTGCGCGCGGTCACCGCCGCCCTCGCCGAGGTGTGGGCGGAGCTCGACCGCCGGGTCACGCCGGGCAGCGATCCCGGCCTCGCCCGGCTCCGCGCCGCGCACGCCGACCTCCTGGCCGCCGACCCCGCCGCCTGACCG encodes:
- a CDS encoding (Fe-S)-binding protein, translated to MTGDVFDPEQLSRCISCGFCLPACPTYAMTGDEASSPRGRITLMRALQDGSLPPDDATLAEQSSFCLGCRACEPVCPAGVEYGSLLEQWRVHQWRGWRRPLVARALMLLVEQRWLLRLSGLLRRAARGRRATPAPTALTPTAPALAPARPTSGAAPAPGAAPGSAAPAGPGAQLMLGCVERGLYPAVSRAAHALAPELAVPTAQGCCGALHAHNGDLAGGERLAERLGEDLPGTIVTTSGGCAAHLASVLGADRVRELSTWLAGRPTGTELRVDGRRARVALQDSCHLRNGLGVFAEPRALLRQVADYVELPSAATCCGAAGTYSLLRPKESRRILDAKLDEIEAAGVDLVVTVNPGCLRQLRTGLRRRRSAVRAVHLAELLARVQSPTSPA
- a CDS encoding GNAT family N-acetyltransferase, yielding MFALPLTEDAELRPLEPWRAGEFLAHLDRARTHIAPWVSPSFVVGDLDSARAVLQSYADRWARDAGGIWGIWRRGELVGGVMFVAFDTASGVCEAGCWLEPAGEGHGLVTRAVGRIVDWAVRERGIHRVEWRTKADNARSIATARRLGMRLDGTLREVYPGPAGRIDIEVWSVLAPEWRGVRSDAGEHRAA
- a CDS encoding ABC transporter permease, with the translated sequence MTRLRDRAADLVMGARMAFTGGRDGWLRAVLTAVGVGVGVAMLLLAAAVPGALDARQARGDARDDLRMGERIPAAANTLLIRQTDTEFRGQPVRGRMLRPEGPAAPVPPGVAALPRAGEVLVSPALRDLLDSADGALFAPRLGGATVTGVIADEGLAGPRELAYYLGSGTLTADDAVRLDAFGGGLPGEAFDPVLMVLVVVIFVVLLLPIAVFLAAAVRFGGERRDRRLAALRLVGADAAMVRRIAAGEAATGALLGVAAGGLLFALGRQVVPLVTLMDLSVYAADVRPPLPLVAAVVVAVPALAVVVTLVSMRAVLIEPLGVTRRATPVRRRLVWRLLLPAAGIGLLLAGAAGIAPLGSERQTAAGAVLLLVGVVTLLPWLTDLLVRRLRGGPVAWQLAVRRLQLDSAASARLVNGIAVAVAGTIGLQMLFAGVAGQFTFDTGQDTSRAQVQVQFSPRADAAAGLDRLAGASGVTASNATLATSVRAGEAYGTLRIGDCAALAEFARLDRCADGDVFLVPDAEGEPAGFGAGSAVTVADEVAWRVPSTARETPVRVDPSGYRQGGVLVTPGAVDAARLGPLRAEAYLRLAADQPDAVEHVRNAALGADPYASVLTLTENRQANQFVNVQRGLYIGAVVTLLLIAASMLVGVLEQLRERRRLLAMLVAVGTRRSTLSWSVLWQSAVPVVIGLALAVVFGLGLGAVLLRMVQMPVTVAWPALGISTGLGAAVVLLVTGLSLPALWRLTRPDGMRTE
- a CDS encoding cellulose binding domain-containing protein, translating into MLLAAVAALATVTATTLTLAAPARAAGPTATFVKTADWGTGWEGRYTVTNGGPSTITGWQVAFTLPTGTTLGSYWDATVSSSGQRHTFTNRSWNGTVAPGASVSFGFLATGAGTPTDCTLNGAPCSGGTPTSPPPTSAPPTTAPPTTAPPTTPPPTTPPPTTPPPGGLPRHALIGYLHASFANGSGYLRMADVPADWDIVNLAFGEPTTVTSGDIRFQLCPPSECPGVETEAEFVAAIRAKQAQGKKVLLSIGGQNGQVQLTTTAARDTFVRSVSAIIDRYGLNGLDIDFEGHSLYLDAGDTDFRNPTTPVIVNLISAIRTLKQRYGAGFVLTMAPETFFVQLGYQFYGSGPWGGQDPRAGSYLPVIHALRNDLTVLHVQDYNSGPIMGLDNQYHTMGSADFHVAMTDMLLAGFPVAGNPDRFFPALREDQVAFGAPSSPSAGNGYLAPAGVQAAVTCLVKGQGCGPYVPRSGTNPAFRGLMTWSINWDRFYAWEFRLSHGPFLRSLS
- a CDS encoding PadR family transcriptional regulator gives rise to the protein MSIGQTFLGLLEATPRHGYDIKRLYDERFGHARPLAYGQVYATLSRLLRGGLVEVDAVEPGEGPERKRYAITEAGVTDVAQWLARAEKPEPYLQSTLYTKVVLALLTGRPAADVLDVQRSEHLRMMRELTRRKRDGDLAEQLVCDHALFHLEADLRWLELTAARLDELAATVRS
- a CDS encoding FAD-binding oxidoreductase, encoding MALSATVLAELRGIVGPSHVHDAAGDLVAYARDATPLFSHRPDAVVFPADTAEVSAVLALATRHQVPVVPRGAGSNLCAATVPLRGGIVLVLTRLTTILEVSADELLARVQPGVTSAALADAAAARGLLWAPDPGSRTVATVGGTIATCAGGLRGLKYGVTRNYVLGLEAVLPTGEVIRTGGRLWKDVAGYDLTRLLTGSEGTLAVITEATVALLPAPASANTGVAYFPTLADAGEAVARVIRAGVVPATLEFLDRACIAAVEDFAHLGLRADAGALLLFGDDGPPDLVAAHLDRIGAACVEAGAVEVTTAREVAQAEALLAARRCALPALSRRGGVTILEDATVPRPRIAEMVDRIDAIAARHGVAIATFGHAGDGNLHPTCVLDSAEDHEAVRRAEAAFADVFAAAIDLGGTITGEHGVGAAKLPFLAARLGDDQLALLRRIKTAFDPAGILNPGKLGS
- a CDS encoding ABC transporter ATP-binding protein, which encodes MSAPLLLAEDLHRSFGPTRALAGASLRVHPGEVLALMGSSGSGKSTLLHCLAGITRPDSGRVCYAGRDLGALSDAERSALRREEFGFVFQFGQLVPELTCLENVALPLRLARVGRREAERRAAEWLERLEVAEVAGKRPGEVSGGQGQRVAVARALVTRPRVVFADEPTGALDSLNGERVMRLLTAAARDTGAAVVLVTHEARVAAYSDREVVVRDGRTRDLEVAA